The Halictus rubicundus isolate RS-2024b chromosome 5, iyHalRubi1_principal, whole genome shotgun sequence nucleotide sequence CAGTTTCAGTTGACGCAGACGGTAaggtctccggctgagaatattttgccGGATCGAATCCCTCATCgaatgattttttctttttctttaaacacttttttcttgatCTTTCTTAACCATATAATTCAGGTCTCACTGTTGTACAAGGTGCAAGACTTTAGGTGAATcacaatatattttataaaatttcattatgaagacaaaattatttcttaatcttaTTACATCCAAGTTTTCCATTTTAGACTGCAACATTTTGTCTAGTCATTCGTGGAGCAAGACTGGGTCAGAGTACACTTTTAGATTGTATGGCAGCAGGAAGTATACCTGTAATTATAGCTGATTCTCTTGTAATGCCATTTCATGATGTAATTGATTGGACCAGGTAAAAGTTAATCATATTACATTAATTGCTATACATATGTAATAAAAGAAGTCTAATATTATTGTAAAGTATGAGTAAATGGTAAATTTTTCATGTAGAGCTGCTATATTTATATCAGAAGCAGATATATTATCAATAATATCGGTTTTGAAAAAAGTATCTGTACAACGAATTATAGAACTTCAAGAGCAAGGAACATGGCTTTATCAAAAATACTTTAAATCAATGGAAAAGATAACAGAAACAACATTAGAAATACTTGCAGATCGTGTATTTCCACATTTAGCTAGAGATTATATATTTTGGAACGTACCTCCTCATAAAGAAAGTATAAACATATTAATTAGTCCAATTGCATACGATTTTACGGAAATAATGATATTCTTGATATTTATATAGGACATTACATCGCCACTTTCTTTGCCGGTCACTGCACCAAAAACTCGAGGATTTACCGCTGTAATTTTGACTTATGACAGATTggaattattatttcttttgaTTAATAAACTTGTTAAAGTTCCAAGTTTGTCTAAAGTACTAGTTATATGGAATAATCAACATAAAGATCCACCACATTGTAAGTGTGGCTTACATATAgcatatttttgcattaaacaAGTTAAACATGTTTGCATTAAACAGGAAGATAACACATAAAACTACATCTATTGCAGCATCTAAATGGCCAAAACTAAACAAACCATTAAAAGTTATACAAacaaaggaaaataaattatctaACAGATTTTATCCATACAATGAAATTGAAACTGAAGCCGTTCTATCAATAGATGATGATATTATCATGTTGACAGCAGACGAAGTAGAATTTGCATATGAGGTTGTTCCCCATtacacatacatatgtatagtaTAAGACATAAGATAAGCGTTGAGCATTCGATGTTGAACCGTGTAGTTGTTCGTTGACCGCTCTGTAGTGTCACACGAAGTTACACTATTTCTCAAGTAAACTAATGCTCGAGAGCCATAATTGAAAATGAGTGAATTAACGCaacgtttacagttttgcactttaacATTTTTGTCGAATTTCCTCCGATATTGCCCGACATTTACTTTTAGTGCGACCaacctgccctctataaggaGGCCAAGGTTTGGTCTCAATTTGCTTTCCATTTAGCATGAAATtccgcctgcaaactttgcactcaaattttAGTTTGAACACAGTTTCAACCAAATTGGTAAAACGGAAATTCACGAGAAAGTTTTCGAGCATTTTAGTTTTGCATtaactaatatatttttaatacctATATTTGGGAACAATGGACATATTTAAGTGTTCTCTTTCATGTACCTCGTTCTAAATAATATTCAGATAAAATTTGGAAATAAAATTGGAATTAATTGTAGGTATGGAGGGAATTCCCAGATCGAATTGTTGGATTTCCATCCCGAATTCACATGTGGGATAATAGCACCAATTGTTGGAAATATGAAAGTGAATGGACCAATAGTATCTCTATGGTTTTAACTGGAGCTGCATTTCACCATAAAGTAATATGCATGTGATtcattattaaaagaatttagtgtccaattatttttatttcagatcCCTAAATGACAATCCGTCTAGTAGAAACATAACAGTCCCTATTTGCAAAACTCCACTCTGTCATAAATTTCCTGTTATTCCCTGATATACCgaaatacatataaatatttcaacaaaGTATAAGCATaatcatttgaattttattcttataatatattcgaaattatattaatatataattgtCTTTTAAttggtatatttttattttagtattGGAGTTATATGTATACAACTGCTATGCCAGGTGATATAAAAGAATGGGTTGATGAACATATGAATTGCGAAGATATAGCTATGAACTTTTTGGTAGCAAATATCACAGGAAAACCACCAATAAAAgtatacataataaaatttcacaAAAAATTCATTATCATGATTTTTGACACATTGTTAAGTGTATTCTTTCTGTTGTAGGTAACACCAAAGAAAAAGTTTCGATGTCCAGAATGTACGAATACTGAAATGCTTTCAGCAGACCTAACACACATGGTAGAACGCACACAATGTATCAATAGATTTTCTTCAATTTATGGATCAATGCCACTACAATCGGCTGAATTCCGAGCAGATCCAGTCTTATTTAAAGATGTATTTCCTGAAAAGCTCAAACGATTTAATGATATTGGAagtttgtaaatattttcttattttcatattattgttatttcatagaaaaaatttggtattaataaattataataatatacttcaaaattatgcgattttttgtGCATATTTATATGGATTACCGAACTATTTAATCCAAAATACAATACTAAAGCTACATCACCATACAATAcgattttacataaaaaaacaATGGTCGAATTCGTGAAAAACTGTCGGTATCAGAACAGTGAATTTTGCTTATACTTGTGCGTCTGTGGATATGTATTGATAACGGATCGTCGACCATTTCAGAAACTTCATATGCAATACAGGAAGAAATGTTATAAATTATAACTAcattaaaaatgaatgtatTGGTCTGACGAAGAGACAATGATAATTACTTGATCATTTTTTGTAAACGATTTTCAACCGAAAATTCGACCGAAATTCTCAAATATCCATAACCGcacattttttcaatatttctgcaTGCAATTAATTGGTGAAAATTGACCGAAAATCGAATGGCGCAACAGCCGTTCAAATATGTTGAAGGGCATGTTTGACTGCCTCGTCCGGCTAAGCCCTTTAACGAcgaaatattccaaattgtaatataacaatatttcaatatcattttaaatatttcaagtacatactatttaaaactattaatgagtttcaataacaaactattttaaatagaaaatgaaattttgacaaatAGAATAAGATTATTGTAAGTTCGCTATAAATGTCTAAAACTCAGGTCCGGTCAGAGACA carries:
- the Sotv gene encoding exostosin glycosyltransferase sotv; amino-acid sequence: MTFPTRMSRKINKFSHNINVFMICLLIFTLFIILFTTYHILKYGSTQKHSVHNAITINDLSFFHIQMLNVDSLIGDVTNLSCTYFGCFNVYRCGSQGNKLLIYIYPPKVYVDALERPITSQITKEFYQILSTIISSKFYTPNPYEACIFIPSIDTLNQNRLKLHEVSKALKALPFWNNGENHIIFNMVPGSVPDYNTIIDVPIGRAMIAGAGMSSLTYRPGFDISLPVHSPFINNLKPTFNNTRIWLAISSQINVNSAFKQDLLEIKSISPKDILILGPCLHYNSVNATVRCAGDDFYKYPNVLQTATFCLVIRGARLGQSTLLDCMAAGSIPVIIADSLVMPFHDVIDWTRAAIFISEADILSIISVLKKVSVQRIIELQEQGTWLYQKYFKSMEKITETTLEILADRVFPHLARDYIFWNVPPHKDITSPLSLPVTAPKTRGFTAVILTYDRLELLFLLINKLVKVPSLSKVLVIWNNQHKDPPHSSKWPKLNKPLKVIQTKENKLSNRFYPYNEIETEAVLSIDDDIIMLTADEVEFAYEVWREFPDRIVGFPSRIHMWDNSTNCWKYESEWTNSISMVLTGAAFHHKYWSYMYTTAMPGDIKEWVDEHMNCEDIAMNFLVANITGKPPIKVTPKKKFRCPECTNTEMLSADLTHMVERTQCINRFSSIYGSMPLQSAEFRADPVLFKDVFPEKLKRFNDIGSL